AACTGGGTTTCACAGATTTGTTCAATCAACTTCTTCCTACCATGCCCTGGAACTCTCTCATGGTATATATTACTATATAaattcttgcatgttttcttgtCGTTTTTAATGGCCCTTTTGTCGTTTATTCTTTCAACTCACCAATTGTTCTTCCTTTTTCCTTCTGGTCTCTGGAAATTTCAGGACAGGATGATGAAGGAGCTTCATTCTCAGGGGATAACAATCGAACACATTGTTGAGGTCTTGAAACGAATCCCCATTCACCCTCGGATTGTCCCAGCGATTAAATCAGCTCATGCTTTAGGGTAATTAGCATGGTTTAGCCATTGGAGATAGTTTTCAAGTTAGATGGAGAAATCAGTTGACTAATTATTTTACTCATTACATGTTTGTGTTTACGTTCAGGTGTGAGTTGAGGATTGTAAGTGATGCAAATATGTTCTTCATTGAGACAATACTGAATCATCTTGGGTTAAGGGATTGCTTCTCAGAAATCAACACAAACCCAGGATTTGTTGATGAAGAAGGGAGGTTAAGGATCTTCCCTTACCATGATTTCACTCAATCTTCCCATGGCTGCAGCCGCTGCCCACCAAATATGTGCAAggtatataatttatttcataCTTTATTCTTttgcttaattaattattgaacTTCTCCCGAGAATTCTAGATATTTAACTAGAAACACAAGGAGCTGGAGCCGGACACACGCAAGCCCCACATGTTTTATGCTAAGAAAAGTTAATTTGGAGAAGATTAGTTCATTGGATCCAGAATGTCTGGAACATACATGTTTCTACACATATACACAAGTGGTTTCTTATTCTAGGTTCTTGTCGACGTGTGTCCCTAGTGACCTCAGCATTTACAGCTTATGGGTTCCAtgtatttgataatttaattttgagtcAATAATCTTAATTTAAAGTTCTAATTTTTGGGATTATAATATGCTTTAGGGTCTCATCATTGAAAGAATCCAGGCTTCCATAGCAAAGGAGGGAAACAAGAAAATCATATATCTTGGTGATGGTATTGGTGATTATTGCCCCAGCCTGAAGCTTACAGAAGCAGATTATCTCATGCCAAGGAAGAATTTTCCTGTGTGGGATTTGATTTGCAAGAATCCTATGCTTATAAAGGCAGAAATTCATGAATGGACAGATGGGGAGGAGCTAGAACGTGTATTGCTTGAGATTATTGGTGCAAGTTCTTCCATGGAAGACAAGTCTGCTGCTCAGACACTCTCGTCTGCTGATTGCAAATTGCAGACTATTTCAATAGGTGCCCATGAAGCCTTGCCTAAAGCTCTTTCTGTTCCTCAGTAAGCTTTTGCAACCCAAATGCTGGCAGATGCCACCACACCTACCAAGTTGACAGAATTTTTCTCTATCCCTCTCTAGTTTAACAAGAAGCAAGCAATTATTGTGTAATGCTGCTTTTGATCAAGAATTGGATCAAGAAATGAATCAAAATGCCAATGTGCTTTAACTTTGTAAAAGTTGCTGGTCTCTGCTTGTTTCTTAATTCCTCTTTAGCATTTGCAGGGAACATTACTGAACGTTAAGCTATGTCTAATTATAAACATATGTGGAGGTAGCTGTTAAATAAAAAACTTCCATGAgatgaaaaagaataaaatttccAATATAATTGCAGAGaacataaacttctgattctgaGAATAGGCTTTTCACTGTCATACTAGACTCAAGATGGGCAGAATCAGCATCAAGAAAGAATAAAGATTATGCAATTGAGAGTTTCAATAGCTCTTTAAGATTCCTGAAGCAAAATTTCAAGAGAATATATTCCATTCCCCCTTTTAGAACTTCCAATCCTTAGTTCCTGGAATTTTCCAGACATTAAACTGAACCTCATAAAGGACTATTATGCATCTTGGGCTTGTGTTGGCTGCAGCTGCCAGAGTTCTCAAACTTCAAGAAAGTATTTTGTAATTGCCATGGCAGGCTGGTAGCCTTaagttaattataaaattgGAAATTCAGGAGACTTCCACCATCTTCTTCTGAGAGATGAACCAGTTTTCCAAGGGCTTAGAAAAATCTTAGACATGTATGCAAAAATATACTGTATAAACTGGTTTAACTTGTATAAATGCTAGGTTCAATAtccataaattaataattatttgatttattgtAATCagacatttaaaattaaaaaaagattaatatttaattacaaaaattctAGATAGTTATAAAGTTGTACTATTCATTGATAAAACTATCAATAGATAAGCTAAATACTTTTCGTTTTATTGTTATTAGATCACAATTgcggtaaaaaaatttaattttttatttttaaaaggatTTATTGATATACATCcatctttatttaaaatattatttatttattaatatataccaTCAGATTTGAAATAGATTAATTACAATTTTACGCTGGTGTGCCTAGAGTACATTGGTTTATGATAAGCaatttttcctttaaattgGAGGAGAAATTTGTTTATGGTGAGGGAAAACTGGcaaagtgaaaataaaaaaaataaattgtggcatcaattcataaaattttcaatcttGCCCCATATTTGAGTTTTAATTGGACTAAACTCGAGGCTAATCCCTCTATTTTGATTAAATTCAGTATGCATCATAAAAATAGTACTATAAAGACTAatacattattaatttaaaggatcttatatcataaaattttaaacctcGAGCAGCAAAACTAAGCCTTGGAACCCTAATCAAGTCTTGTATCTTTCTAGGATCAGGCTGAATGGGTGTCCACCCTTTTGAACAATATTACAGTTTTTTTACCCATACAGCAAAAATTATTCTGTGCTCATCATGATTGGTTAACAATATCAGGAAACTCTATTGCAAAGTTCTTGTTAGAGTTCTTTCTGCAACTAGACCAGTATTCAGCTACAAGCTTAGAGAAGCTAGAGTTAATCTCCATCAGCTTTGAAGGTTCATCGTACTCCAACAAATTCCCTGCAAATCAAAAAATTTACTCAACATTTTACAGGCAGGagtgttttttgttttttttctgcCAAAAATATACatcatttcattttattttcttttaatattgaaAAGATGGTTAAAAAGAACAAGAGATATACCATAAGAGAGGACCATAACCATGTCACTGTCTATAACAGTTGGAACTCTGTGCGCCACTGTTATCACCGTGCATTCCAAGAACTGTTTTCTGATGATTCTTTGTAGAATGGCATCAGTAGCAGAGTCAATGGATGCAGTAGCTTCATCCAGAACTAAAATTCTGTTTCTCCTTAGAAGAACTCTTCCTAGGCAAAAGAGTTGGCGTTGCCCAGCACTCCAGTTTTCACCTTCATCACTTACTGCAAAATTGACCAGAACACTTAATCTTCACTTCAGCTTTAAAACTTGAGTAATAGAAATGGGCAACTTAAAGGAGTTGTTCCCATTTCTTTCCTATTTTCTGGGGATTCTTTAAGTTGTTTTTAGATGGTATTTTCACTTGATGAAGTATACTGACCTGATGAGTCCAATTGGTTAGGTAGGCTGCTGATTGTTTCCTTAAGCTGACACTTTTCTAAAGCCTGCAAGTGAAAAGCTTGTAATATATGTAGTTGATGTGTttgtaaatgaaaaagaaaagggattAAGGGGAATCAATTGGCTCACCTCCCATATTTCATGGTCAGAGTACAGGCCTAAAGGATCCAAGTTCGTTCGAACACTCCCCCTGAAAAGTGTTGGCTCCTGAGGGATGATACTGAGCTTCATCCTCAAATCCTTGAGACCAATGGAACATATGTCAAGTCCATCTATAAGAATTTGGCCACTTGCAGGCTCGACTAAGCGAAACAATGCACTGATTAGAGTGGTTTTGCCACTTCCAGTTCTCCCTACAACTCCTACTCTAGTCCCTTCCTTGAATGTGCAGTTGATTCCCTTGAGAACTAGTGGAGCATTTGGACGATATCTTatctgaagaaaaaaaaaatgaagaatatGTATATTGCTGTAAAAGGCACAGATATGTAATGCACGTGTAAGATAAATAGTTCTAGGAATCAATTTCAGGAGACATTAAGTCTTGAAACGCCATTTGATTTTCAGAAAGCTCAGTCATTCAAAGCATGATTTTCCCAAGTCTGAGGATCCTATCACCTTCAACTCTTGAAGCTCTATCCTACCCTTGAAGGGCCAGGAAGATTGAGGCCTTTTGTCTTCCACAATTGCTGGAGGTTCTGGTGGAATATGCATGAACTGCTTGATCCGTTCGACTGATATCATGTAGTTGGCTAAGTTGCAATACCAACGTGTCAAGAAAACTTGGGTGCCAGTAAGCGACAATGCATAAGACAACGAAAGTCCCACAAGTCCTGCAGACCAAAAATTGTAGTTCATATTGTTTCGAAAATATCGTGAAAACTCCATTTGTATAGAATCAGTATTACCTGGAGCTAGAACACCTTTGGGAAGCAACACAAGTAGAAGACAGGCAGAGAATAAAGTCACATTCTGCATTGCCTCTATTCTCATAATTAGCCATTCCAAGGCCCCATTAGAATGGAAGAAAAGCACAGCATCCTTGTCCACAAgctttaggtagttttggaagAACCTATCCACCATTTTGAAAGCTCTTATTGTCACTACACCAAGTGAGGTCTCAGCTGCATAATTCATAACAGGGGCTTTTGTCGTACCGTTGATCCTTATCAATTCCCTTGCAGAGGCTAAATAATAATCCTTTTAAGTTGGAACAACAGATGAAATGAGCTCAGATATCCCTTCTGTTAGAAATTAGATGAAATAAAGAAGTTGAAAGTTATATCTACCTGAACATATTTTGAACCTACTAAGGCAAGAATGGCTACAATGAGAACCTGCCATGTGACTGAGGCCATAATTCCTATTATTGATATAAGCTCTATAACAGGAGCCACCACAAAGACAAAGGAGAAAGGAATGTCAAAatccaaaacactcaaatcagaTGAAGCCTGCAAAGTATAACAACAGATGAATGTTATTAGAGGTTGAGAAGATACATTCTGCAATCAAGAGCATATACATTAAAGGATGTTTCAAGTTTATGTGAAGCATATTCTTACTCGAGTCAAAATCCTTCCAACTGGGGTAGAATCAAAGAAGAGCATAGGAGCTTTAAAGATTGCATTGGTGAAACCAGAGAAGAAGGATTTAGAAGCTCTTAAGCCCAGATGGGCTGCAAAAAAAGACCTCAAATAAACAAAGGCAGCACTAAGTGTTGATATCAGAGTGTAAACTCCAATCAAAATGCCACTATTCATTTTAGGAATTAGGATGGCATATGCCAGCCAATAAGTTGCAGCTGCCTGAAAAACAACAAAACCAGATTGAGAGAGTATGCAAAGGCATACAAAAAGTCCTCCCTTTGAGACGACAAGATAATCAAGGAATGGCTTCCATCCAACATCTCCAGTCtccttctcttcctcttctgtcAGCTGCCCTGCAGGCACACCCTTGGTAGGAATCTCCTCTAAATTGTTTTGTTTAGTGGCAGAAGACATATTAGGCTCATCATCTGGCCTAACCGTATCTACATTTAGAACTTGTTTTTTACTTTGATCATTTGAAGGTGCCAATATGGTTACTGAATCTTTATGAGCATTCACAAGCTGTTCAAATGCTGTCCCAGCCTTCAAGAGCTGTTCATAGCTTCCTGATTGAGTAATCTGCCCACCTTCCATGACCTATTAATTGAAAAGGCATTacataattgaaatatttcaaacaCATCTGGATAAATCAATGAAACAAATATATTTCTTTGTAACTTGTTTTACCATAATTGTATCCACTGCTGAGAGAAATTCCACTTGGTGAGTCACTAGTATGACAGTTTTGTTTTTGAGAGCAGTCATGACACAGTCCTGCAGTTATATTTTACAAATAAGCTGTTTCTGCACTTATTTCATGATTTTGAATAAGCAAGAAGACCGTTTATTTCTCTCTTACATTGAATAGAATTGCAGCAGTATGTGCATCTACTGCACTAAAAGGATCATCAAGGAGATAGATATCAGCATCACTGTAGACTGCACGGGCAAGCTGAATCCTCTGCTTTTGTCCACCACTTAGATTAAGCCCTCTCTGGCCTATTTCTGTGAGATCTCCATGGCTGAAACTATTTATGTCCTTGTCCAAAGCACATGCTTTTATGGCATTGTCATATTTAGCCTTGTCCATTGTGCTTCCATAGAGTATGTTATCACGAATAGTTCCACTTTGAATCCAAGAAGTTTGAGAAACATAGGCAATGGATCCAAACACATTAACCTGATAGCAAATGTAAAAGAATATCCATCTGTTATCGATACAAACATATGCTTAAAAGTCGAGATAATCAATGTGTTTATTTTGTAACTCACAGTTCCTGAAATTTTGGGCATCTCCCCAAGGATGGCAAATAGAAGTGAAGATTTTCCAGCCCCAACTGGCCCACAAATTGCACATTTTTGCCCCCATTTGACGTCCAGGTTCACATCTCCTAAAGTTGGTTTCATTAGTTCAGGATCCCAGCTGAATTTACCTCTTTGAATGCCAACACTTGTATCTGAGTTGTGAGATGGAATTGTCCTTAAGCTTTCAATCTTGAGCTCATCATCAAGTAGAAAATTATTGATTCTATCAAAGGACACCTTGACTTGGATCATAACAGAAAGAGCCTCAGGTATATTTCTGACAGGCTCTGCCATTCCCCTTAATGTTGCTAGAACAGTGAAAATGGTGCTAGCATTCAATGGAGCACTCCTGAAAAGAGCACATCCCAAGAAGATGACAGAAGAAATGATTGTTGGAGATAACCAATATAAAAGAGTACTGTAGGCCTTCTTGAACTGTGCTTCAGCCAACCATTTAAATTCATTGTCTCGACGGGATTCAATAAAGCTCTTGAACTTGTCTTCCCATGATTGTAACTTTATGATTTTCATGCTGTTCAGAATCTCAGAAGTAGCTCTGAGTCGTTCATCCTGAGCAATCATAAATTCATATTGACATTTTTGTAGAAATCTTGCAAATGGGACATTGAGAACTCCACATACGAGGAGAGGGACTAATCCAAGAAGTGCACCAAGACCAACGATCCCAAAAAGAATGACAACGGATAGAAACAGTTGCAATACAAGACTCCATGTTACATGAAACCACCAAGGAAATTCCCCCATTCGGTAGGCATCAACTGCAATATAATTCACAATCTCACCAGTTGAATGCCTTCTTCTTCCCAAACTTGAAAGTTTGAGCTGCTTTTGGTAGACTGCCACCATTAAGGCTGATCTCATTCTCATTCCTGACAGTCTTGACAGGAAAAAGCAATGCCTTTGAGAAAAGGACTCAACTATCTTTACAAGAACTAGACATGCTACAATAGAAAGACCATGGTACAGGTTCTGCTCATCAAGATTGGAGTAACTTACAAAAGCATATAACAGGAGGGGTTGAAGTACAACTGCAATTGTCCTAAGCAAAGCACATACAcctataaatatattttctctGAGATGTACATTTGCGACAGTGCAAAGAACCAAGTTCCTAGTGTTGTTTGGATTCTTTTCTCTAACAAGGGAATCCCATGCATGAGCAAACTTACGGTAGGCTACATTAGCTTCATGTTCAGGAACTAAAGAAGGGATATCATGGAGatttaatggttttgagtagCCTAATTTAAGCAAAGAATTAATCCAAGAAAATGTCAATTTGCTGAGAAAACTGGCCTGGGCTAGTTTTGATTGATCCTTTACCTCCTTTTCTCCTAATAGAGGTTCACGTATGCTCTCATCTAAGGGTTGTTGAGTAGTAAAATGACTGAAATTTCTAACAGCACAAAATAGAAGCAAAAGGTTTACAGGCCATGGCAGAATGTCAAGAACTTGGATGCTACGTGCTCCAgc
This sequence is a window from Manihot esculenta cultivar AM560-2 chromosome 4, M.esculenta_v8, whole genome shotgun sequence. Protein-coding genes within it:
- the LOC110613151 gene encoding inorganic pyrophosphatase 1, which encodes MAGIVVVFDFDKTIIDVDSDNWVLDELGFTDLFNQLLPTMPWNSLMDRMMKELHSQGITIEHIVEVLKRIPIHPRIVPAIKSAHALGCELRIVSDANMFFIETILNHLGLRDCFSEINTNPGFVDEEGRLRIFPYHDFTQSSHGCSRCPPNMCKGLIIERIQASIAKEGNKKIIYLGDGIGDYCPSLKLTEADYLMPRKNFPVWDLICKNPMLIKAEIHEWTDGEELERVLLEIIGASSSMEDKSAAQTLSSADCKLQTISIGAHEALPKALSVPQ
- the LOC110613376 gene encoding ABC transporter C family member 8, which translates into the protein MAFLESSLGGLSWICKGELDLGSPCTQTIIVDVINLLFLGVFYLFLLVDSIRKRHVSRRNRRDWIFVMVSVCCALISIAYLGVGLWDIIAENDRFNRLGWLVFLVRGLVWISLAVSLLVAKSKWNTVLISLWWVSFCLLASAINIEILAGARSIQVLDILPWPVNLLLLFCAVRNFSHFTTQQPLDESIREPLLGEKEVKDQSKLAQASFLSKLTFSWINSLLKLGYSKPLNLHDIPSLVPEHEANVAYRKFAHAWDSLVREKNPNNTRNLVLCTVANVHLRENIFIGVCALLRTIAVVLQPLLLYAFVSYSNLDEQNLYHGLSIVACLVLVKIVESFSQRHCFFLSRLSGMRMRSALMVAVYQKQLKLSSLGRRRHSTGEIVNYIAVDAYRMGEFPWWFHVTWSLVLQLFLSVVILFGIVGLGALLGLVPLLVCGVLNVPFARFLQKCQYEFMIAQDERLRATSEILNSMKIIKLQSWEDKFKSFIESRRDNEFKWLAEAQFKKAYSTLLYWLSPTIISSVIFLGCALFRSAPLNASTIFTVLATLRGMAEPVRNIPEALSVMIQVKVSFDRINNFLLDDELKIESLRTIPSHNSDTSVGIQRGKFSWDPELMKPTLGDVNLDVKWGQKCAICGPVGAGKSSLLFAILGEMPKISGTVNVFGSIAYVSQTSWIQSGTIRDNILYGSTMDKAKYDNAIKACALDKDINSFSHGDLTEIGQRGLNLSGGQKQRIQLARAVYSDADIYLLDDPFSAVDAHTAAILFNDCVMTALKNKTVILVTHQVEFLSAVDTIMVMEGGQITQSGSYEQLLKAGTAFEQLVNAHKDSVTILAPSNDQSKKQVLNVDTVRPDDEPNMSSATKQNNLEEIPTKGVPAGQLTEEEEKETGDVGWKPFLDYLVVSKGGLFVCLCILSQSGFVVFQAAATYWLAYAILIPKMNSGILIGVYTLISTLSAAFVYLRSFFAAHLGLRASKSFFSGFTNAIFKAPMLFFDSTPVGRILTRASSDLSVLDFDIPFSFVFVVAPVIELISIIGIMASVTWQVLIVAILALVGSKYVQDYYLASARELIRINGTTKAPVMNYAAETSLGVVTIRAFKMVDRFFQNYLKLVDKDAVLFFHSNGALEWLIMRIEAMQNVTLFSACLLLVLLPKGVLAPGLVGLSLSYALSLTGTQVFLTRWYCNLANYMISVERIKQFMHIPPEPPAIVEDKRPQSSWPFKGRIELQELKIRYRPNAPLVLKGINCTFKEGTRVGVVGRTGSGKTTLISALFRLVEPASGQILIDGLDICSIGLKDLRMKLSIIPQEPTLFRGSVRTNLDPLGLYSDHEIWEALEKCQLKETISSLPNQLDSSVSDEGENWSAGQRQLFCLGRVLLRRNRILVLDEATASIDSATDAILQRIIRKQFLECTVITVAHRVPTVIDSDMVMVLSYGNLLEYDEPSKLMEINSSFSKLVAEYWSSCRKNSNKNFAIEFPDIVNQS